In Shewanella sp. MR-4, the genomic stretch CAAAACCATACAACACTACATCACGCGGGGCGATATCATCAGCATGATCAATCGCTGCCGCTAATTCACGTGCCATATAGCTTTCAATTTCGTTGGTATCGGTATGTTCAGCCCAGTATTTAACGGCAAGCTTACCAATATCCACTTTACATTGTTTAACAGCGAGTCTGCTTAAGGCTTGAACAAACGGGAAACTCTCGCGTAAACGTAATTTCTCGCCGACATGACGACGAACTAAACGGTGCGCTTTAATAATCTCAATAGTAGAAGCATTGAGTAATGGCTTACCATAAACCACAACTTCGACGCCTTGGTTACGGTACAACTTGCCCAGCAAAGGTTGCATTGCCTCTGCCATTTCAAAACGTTCTTGCCAACTTTGTAGGTGTTTATCAGCGCTCATTTACAGATCCTTTATCTCACTTTTCAATAAAATATATTGAAAGGTTTGAGTAACATGACGAAAAGACCAATAATCTTATGGAGGTTTTAGGGAAAACCCTGTGTTTTGGTCGGCGCCATTGTAATGAAAACTGACCCAGCTTGCCAGTAAGATATTTTCTGTAAATCTGTAATTTTATTAGAGAAAATTGCATTTTGGAGCGTATTTTGAGACAAAATCTAGTAATAATTACATCATTTACCCTCGCGATAAGCCTTTTCGGTTGTGATAATGGCCGAAATATCGAAACGATTTGTAAAAATAATCCTGAAATTTGTGCCGATTTGCATAAGGATGGATGGTGTTTAACCGAGAAAACCCTGCTGATCCAGAGCCGATTCGACCTATTAGACAACAAAAATCCTACGGGTAAGCAACTTTACCAACAGTTAACTTACCTTGAAGATTACAGCCGTTGTATTGAATTGGCCTCAGGGGTGCAACATATCATCCATACGAATCGCACAGCTGACCGAGCAAGAGCCTTTCGCCTAAGTACAGAAAACCTCAGCCGTCTACAGGAAGAAACCCGCGAACGCCAAGACCCCTTTATGTCTTACTATCAATGGACACGTTTTGGTGACACCGATGCCTTAAACCGACTATTAGCGCAAGAAAATGCCGGTGAAGTCACAGAGCCTTTTCTCCTTGCACAAATCGCCACCTATTACAGCAATCGAAATGCCATCAAAGCGCAACAACTCTATCTTAAAGTGTTTGCAGAAATTCAATATGCCGACTTTGATCCCAACTGGTTGCTTGGGCTCGCCTCAGCCTATCGTCAAACCCAAGCGTTTGAAAAAACATATATGCTGACCAAAGCCAATTTACTACTTACGCAGCAGAAGTATTCTGAAGATAAGATGCTAGCCTTAATCGGTGGCGACAAGACGCTTGCGGCCAAATTAGATCAATACGCCCAGAACTTAATCGACGCGTTAGAAGATGGCCTCTATTCGACCAGTCCGGTTGCGCTCTGGCTTGCTCCGCCCCAGACGGAGGTCACACCGCCTGCGGCAACAACAACTGTCGAGCCAGAGAAGCCAAATTCGCCTTAACTTGCGTTTTGAAGAACGTCGGCAAAATGTTTGCCACCTTGTAATTTTTTACCCAAATACAGCGCTGAAAATGGTGTTTTCGCGAGCAATGTAAAAAAAACACCTAATTTGTTAACCGAATCCCGGCAAAATTGCCGAATTCACTTGACGATAGCTGTCAGTTTGGTAATTTTACTACCAGTTGAATTTTATAATCACCAGAGGGATATGAGATGACTATCCGTGTAGCAATAAATGGTTATGGCCGTATCGGTAGAAACGTATTACGCGCCCTGTATGAAAGCGAAAAAGCTTACCCAATCAAAATTGTTGCCATCAACGATTTAGGCGACGCTTCAATCAACGCTCACCTGACAAAATACGATTCTGTACATGGTCGTTTCAATGCCAAAGTTGAGCATGATGCTGAAGCAATTTATGTCAACGGCGACAAGATCCTCACCTTCCAAGAACGCGATCCAGGTAAATTACCTTGGGGCGACTTACAAGTTGACGTCGTGTTCGAATGTACTGGTATCTTCACTTCTAAAGAATCTGTACAGCCACATTTAGCGGCGGGCGCGAAGAAAGTCATTATTTCTGCACCAGGTAAAAACGTTGATGCAACCGTCGTTTACGGTGTGAACAACAATGTATTGACCGCGGATATGACTGTTATCTCTAACGCTTCATGTACCACTAACTGTTTAGCGCCTTTCGCTAAGCCGTTAAATGACGAAATTGGCATCGAATCCGGTCTGATGACCACCATTCATGCTTACACCAACGATCAACGTTTATCTGACGTATACCACACAGATTTACGCCGTGCCCGCGCTGCAGCACTGTCAATGATCCCAACTAAAACTGGCGCTGCCGCGGCAGTAGGTTTAGTTGTACCTGAATTACAAGGTAAATTCGATGGTTTAGCAGTACGTGTACCGACTGTTAACGTGTCTTTAGTGGATTTATCTTTCATTGCAGCACGTGATACCACTGTTGAAGAAGTTAACGCCATCATCGAACGTGCCGCTGCTGTTGCGCCTCTGAGCGAAGTGTTAGCGGTTAACAAAGAGCCACTGGTGTCTATCGACTTTAACCACAATGCGTTTTCATCTAACTTCGATGCGACTCAAACCCGCGTTAACGGCCGTTTAGTTAAAGTGATGGCATGGTACGATAACGAATGGGGCTTCAGTAACCGTATGTTGGACAACGCGGTTGCGCTGATGAACGCGAAGTAATCATTCTTCTTTATCAAAAAGCCCCGCTCTTGCGGGGCTTTTTTTATACCGATTTCACGGCTCATTAATCCACTGTCGTTACCAATGCTCGCATTTCGCCGCTAACAACTGAATGTGGCGATACATTAATTGATAATACCGCAGGCTACACGCGCACCGCCGCCACCTAAAGGCGCTGGGTGATCGGAATGGTTGTCGCCACCGGCATGGATCATGATCGCATGGCCTTTAAGATCACCCATTTTTAAGCGCGGTGCCAGCACGGCCTGACTAGCTGCACCGTCTGCATCGACAAACAATGGTGGCAGATCGCCTAAATGCCCTTCTCCCCATGGCGTGCCGTGGGCTTTTGTGGCGGCAGGATCATAGTGTCCACCTGCCGCGCCAGCAGGGACGATTTTTCCGTCCTTTTCCTTTGGATCACAGCTGCCGTTCTCATGTAGATGGAAACCATGTAATCCTGGCATTAAGCCTTTGAGTGATGGCGTAAATACCACTCCATACTGTGACTCTGAAATGGTCACTTGACCGACACTTTCACCCACGCCCTTTTCGTTGACAAGATTCATTGGCACGCTCACGTCTGCAAATGCACTGGCAGCAGACATTGATGCAAGCAGTAACACGATGTTTTTCATACCCTTCTCCATGGTTATCTTATACAAAATTGCATGAACACAGCGCAATGAGTGAACTCTCCTACGCTTTGCTATATCAAATTTAGGCCAACAACACCGATCCAGTAAGTAAAAGAGCGTGAATTTCTTTAAATTGAAGCATATATGCATCTATGAAGAATGGCGTCTAAAAGCTAGCGCACCTTATTAAGCACATACTTAGCAGCTTAGCTGCTGATCAATTTGAACCGATACAAAAATCCCCGCCAAGTGGCAGGGATTTCATTTTTCGTGAGTGTTATGGACGCTTGATTAAGCGTTGCCTTTCACTTTCATATTCAGTGTTTTAGCGAAATCGAGCATACGGGTCAGCGGGATTAAGGCTTTCACGCGTAAATCTTCATCGACAAAGATTTCGTGAGTCGTTTTGTCGCTGTCACTTAAAGACGCTTCAATCGCCTTTAAGCCGTTCATTGCCATCCAAGGACAGTGAGCACAGCTCTTACAGGTGGCACCATTACCGCCAGTAGGCGCTTCAATCAGTGTTTTACCCGGCGCCGCTTGTTGCATTTTGTAGAAAATACCGCGATCGGTCGCCACAATAAAACGCTCATTAGCCATGGTTTGCGCAGCTTTAATCAACTGGCTGGTGGAGCCGACAGCATCCGCCATCGCCACCACACTCGCGGGTGACTCTGGGTGCACTAGAATAGCGGCATCGGGGTAAACACGCTTTAAATCACGCAGCGCATTGGCCTTAAACTCATCGTGAACGATACAGTCGCCCTGCCACATCAACATCTCGGCGCCGGTTTGTTTGGCAATATAACTGCCTAAATGACGGTCTGGGCCCCAAATGATTTTTTTGCCTTCGCTGTCTAAGTGCTCAACGATTTCAAGGGCAATACTCGAGGTAACCACCCAATCGGCACGGGCTTTTACCGCCGCCGAAGTATTGGCATAAACGACCACGGTATGATCAGGATGCGCATCACAGAAGGCGCTGAATTTATCGATGGGGCAACCTAAGTCCAATGAACAGGTCGCCTCCAAGGTCGGCATCAGAATGGTTTTTTCTGGGCTTAAGATTTTGGCGGTTTCACCCATAAATTTCACCCCAGCGACAATTAACGTCTTGGCGGGATGATCGCGGCCAAAGCGCGCCATTTCGAGTGAGTCGGAAACACAACCGCCGGTTTCTTCGGCCAGCGCTTGAATTTCAGGGTCGGTATAATAATGGGCAACCAATACCGCATCTTTTTCAATCAGCAGCTGCTTGATACGTGCCTTGTAGTCCGCCTTTTCGGCATCGGACAGAGGAATTGGCTTAGGCGGAAACG encodes the following:
- a CDS encoding DUF2989 domain-containing protein; protein product: MRQNLVIITSFTLAISLFGCDNGRNIETICKNNPEICADLHKDGWCLTEKTLLIQSRFDLLDNKNPTGKQLYQQLTYLEDYSRCIELASGVQHIIHTNRTADRARAFRLSTENLSRLQEETRERQDPFMSYYQWTRFGDTDALNRLLAQENAGEVTEPFLLAQIATYYSNRNAIKAQQLYLKVFAEIQYADFDPNWLLGLASAYRQTQAFEKTYMLTKANLLLTQQKYSEDKMLALIGGDKTLAAKLDQYAQNLIDALEDGLYSTSPVALWLAPPQTEVTPPAATTTVEPEKPNSP
- the gap gene encoding type I glyceraldehyde-3-phosphate dehydrogenase — encoded protein: MTIRVAINGYGRIGRNVLRALYESEKAYPIKIVAINDLGDASINAHLTKYDSVHGRFNAKVEHDAEAIYVNGDKILTFQERDPGKLPWGDLQVDVVFECTGIFTSKESVQPHLAAGAKKVIISAPGKNVDATVVYGVNNNVLTADMTVISNASCTTNCLAPFAKPLNDEIGIESGLMTTIHAYTNDQRLSDVYHTDLRRARAAALSMIPTKTGAAAAVGLVVPELQGKFDGLAVRVPTVNVSLVDLSFIAARDTTVEEVNAIIERAAAVAPLSEVLAVNKEPLVSIDFNHNAFSSNFDATQTRVNGRLVKVMAWYDNEWGFSNRMLDNAVALMNAK
- the sodC gene encoding superoxide dismutase family protein is translated as MKNIVLLLASMSAASAFADVSVPMNLVNEKGVGESVGQVTISESQYGVVFTPSLKGLMPGLHGFHLHENGSCDPKEKDGKIVPAGAAGGHYDPAATKAHGTPWGEGHLGDLPPLFVDADGAASQAVLAPRLKMGDLKGHAIMIHAGGDNHSDHPAPLGGGGARVACGIIN
- the nadA gene encoding quinolinate synthase NadA; this encodes MSPSPFAPTIETIDYPFPPKPIPLSDAEKADYKARIKQLLIEKDAVLVAHYYTDPEIQALAEETGGCVSDSLEMARFGRDHPAKTLIVAGVKFMGETAKILSPEKTILMPTLEATCSLDLGCPIDKFSAFCDAHPDHTVVVYANTSAAVKARADWVVTSSIALEIVEHLDSEGKKIIWGPDRHLGSYIAKQTGAEMLMWQGDCIVHDEFKANALRDLKRVYPDAAILVHPESPASVVAMADAVGSTSQLIKAAQTMANERFIVATDRGIFYKMQQAAPGKTLIEAPTGGNGATCKSCAHCPWMAMNGLKAIEASLSDSDKTTHEIFVDEDLRVKALIPLTRMLDFAKTLNMKVKGNA